A portion of the Patescibacteria group bacterium genome contains these proteins:
- a CDS encoding MFS transporter, with amino-acid sequence MTDLAKIKLARILTTSYFFLPIIIVYLQSRGFNLKQVFLISSIHSLCVVLFEYPTGVIADYFSPRTSVFLGYLLSAIVVFLMGFPLGFLSYTILMVLYSVSVTLMSGSDTVLISSVSKNFREDFSNINYSSQTWSVITIILGSLIAKYSFSLTFFLSALLYLLGAILVFLMSRNLHQREEGNIFNKAKEGLFIVARDKNIFYLTIIGLVTGGFFVSFKWLYNPLFEVLRIDLAFWGVLIALASVFIAIGMKFYPKIAKLGFIVPILISLGATLLTGITSFWLISLLGLFVLHFISGYLQTHTDFLINESAPKGHQASVLSFKNMVMRLFSSFYILVAGYIISGLGFSKLMVFTAIITTGLLAILAIKRKSIKLIL; translated from the coding sequence ATGACAGACCTAGCAAAAATAAAATTAGCCCGTATCTTAACAACAAGCTACTTTTTCTTACCAATAATTATTGTTTACCTTCAATCCAGAGGTTTTAACCTAAAGCAAGTATTTTTAATTTCTAGCATACATTCTCTGTGTGTAGTGCTTTTTGAATATCCTACTGGAGTTATTGCCGATTATTTTTCTCCCAGAACCTCCGTTTTTTTGGGATATTTATTATCCGCTATTGTGGTTTTTTTGATGGGTTTTCCCTTAGGTTTTCTTTCTTATACCATACTTATGGTCTTGTATTCTGTGTCGGTCACTTTAATGTCAGGAAGTGATACAGTTTTAATCTCGTCAGTTTCAAAAAATTTTAGAGAAGATTTTTCTAACATAAATTACTCTTCACAAACTTGGTCAGTAATCACTATTATCTTGGGTTCATTGATTGCTAAATATAGCTTTTCATTAACTTTTTTCTTAAGTGCTCTTTTATATTTATTAGGTGCCATTTTGGTTTTTTTAATGAGTCGGAATTTGCACCAAAGGGAAGAAGGCAATATTTTTAATAAAGCCAAGGAAGGTTTGTTTATTGTTGCAAGAGATAAGAACATTTTTTATCTCACAATTATCGGGCTTGTAACCGGCGGTTTTTTTGTTAGTTTTAAATGGCTTTACAATCCTTTATTTGAGGTATTAAGGATAGATCTTGCGTTTTGGGGTGTACTTATTGCACTCGCTTCTGTTTTTATTGCAATTGGCATGAAATTTTACCCTAAAATAGCAAAACTCGGTTTTATTGTACCTATATTAATTAGCTTAGGTGCGACTTTACTAACTGGAATTACTTCTTTTTGGTTAATATCACTTTTAGGGCTTTTTGTTCTTCATTTTATTAGTGGTTACCTACAAACACACACAGATTTTCTAATTAATGAGTCCGCACCCAAGGGACACCAGGCTAGCGTTTTGTCGTTCAAGAATATGGTAATGAGACTCTTTTCTTCGTTCTATATTTTAGTAGCGGGATATATCATAAGTGGATTGGGATTTTCAAAATTAATGGTGTTTACAGCAATTATTACTACTGGACTTCTAGCGATACTCGCTATCAAAAGAAAAAGTATTAAACTTATCTTGTAG
- a CDS encoding 8-oxo-dGTP diphosphatase: MNTEGEKMKKIYTICLLVRPGEVLLGLKKRGFLVGKLNGSGGKLQGDETLEDCGKRETWEEFGVQINTMKKFGEVFFYDPDLTHECHVFVVTSWEGEPCETEEMKPSWYRVEDVPYQMMGQADKFWLPSILEGKKICASFYYEDSDDLEKLTRKVMRFVDSF, encoded by the coding sequence ATGAATACAGAAGGGGAGAAAATGAAGAAAATCTACACGATCTGTTTATTGGTAAGACCGGGGGAAGTTCTTCTTGGTCTTAAAAAACGGGGCTTTCTTGTAGGAAAGCTTAACGGCTCGGGAGGTAAGTTACAAGGTGACGAAACTCTTGAAGATTGTGGCAAGAGAGAAACATGGGAGGAATTCGGTGTTCAAATAAACACAATGAAGAAGTTTGGCGAAGTGTTTTTTTATGATCCCGACCTTACTCACGAATGTCATGTGTTTGTGGTAACGAGTTGGGAAGGAGAGCCATGTGAAACCGAGGAAATGAAACCATCGTGGTATCGTGTAGAGGATGTTCCGTACCAAATGATGGGGCAGGCTGACAAGTTCTGGTTGCCCTCGATTCTTGAGGGGAAGAAAATCTGCGCCTCATTCTACTACGAGGACTCGGATGATTTGGAGAAGTTGACGAGAAAGGTTATGCGGTTTGTTGATAGCTTTTAG
- a CDS encoding DEAD/DEAH box helicase → MQYNRSRYRRFSAKNYRGSVNRGKFSKYDLLRQIEISNRTISAVAPKICEIKNPFNLLNLDSILKMNVVNKGYRTPTEIQDQVIPAVMLNRDVIGIANTGTGKTAAFLIPLINKVYRDRTEKVLIITPTRELAQQINDEFRALSAGMRVFSAVCTGGSNIYPQIKMIRANSNFVIGTPGRLKDLIRQKVLNLSKFNNVVLDETDRMVDIGFLEEIKYFIGLLPQDRQSLFFSATVSTKVKEILNAFVRNPITISTKVSDTTQNIKQEVVRIPSNSNRIEKLHDLLIQKDYCKVLVFGRTKWGIEKLSNELLDRGFKVGAIHGDKRQGQRQRVLAQFKNDEIKILLATDVASRGLDIKNVSHVINFDLPQTYEDYVHRIGRTGRIGKAGVAVTLID, encoded by the coding sequence ATGCAATACAACCGTAGCCGTTATCGGCGTTTTAGCGCTAAAAATTATCGTGGCAGTGTTAATCGTGGAAAATTTTCCAAATACGATCTGCTTCGTCAAATAGAAATTTCCAATAGAACTATTTCTGCTGTTGCGCCTAAAATTTGTGAGATTAAGAACCCTTTTAACTTGTTAAATCTAGACTCCATCCTAAAAATGAATGTTGTCAATAAAGGCTACCGTACACCAACAGAAATTCAAGACCAAGTGATTCCCGCGGTAATGCTAAATCGCGATGTCATTGGAATCGCTAACACCGGAACTGGAAAAACCGCTGCGTTCCTTATCCCCTTGATTAACAAAGTTTATCGCGATAGAACCGAAAAGGTTTTAATTATTACACCAACCAGAGAACTTGCTCAACAAATAAATGACGAATTTAGAGCACTATCCGCCGGAATGAGAGTATTTTCGGCTGTTTGTACTGGTGGTTCTAACATCTATCCCCAAATTAAAATGATTCGGGCAAACTCCAATTTTGTCATTGGAACACCAGGAAGGTTAAAAGATTTAATCAGGCAAAAAGTTTTAAACCTTAGTAAGTTTAATAATGTGGTACTTGACGAAACAGATCGAATGGTAGATATAGGTTTTTTGGAGGAGATAAAATACTTTATTGGACTCTTGCCACAAGATCGCCAGTCTTTATTTTTTTCGGCAACGGTATCCACCAAGGTTAAAGAGATTTTAAACGCTTTTGTTCGAAACCCCATAACAATAAGCACCAAAGTTTCCGACACCACCCAAAACATTAAACAAGAGGTTGTTCGTATTCCATCCAACAGCAACAGAATCGAGAAGCTTCATGATTTACTAATCCAAAAGGACTATTGTAAAGTTCTTGTTTTTGGGCGAACCAAGTGGGGCATAGAAAAATTGTCCAATGAACTGCTGGATCGCGGGTTTAAAGTGGGAGCAATTCATGGAGACAAAAGACAAGGACAAAGACAGCGCGTTTTAGCTCAATTTAAAAATGACGAAATTAAGATACTTCTTGCTACCGATGTGGCATCACGAGGTCTTGATATTAAAAATGTTAGCCATGTAATTAATTTTGATTTGCCTCAAACCTACGAGGATTATGTTCACAGAATTGGAAGAACGGGAAGAATAGGAAAAGCTGGCGTTGCTGTAACCTTGATTGATTAA
- the typA gene encoding translational GTPase TypA translates to MDIRNVAIIAHVDHGKTTLVDGLLKQSHTFRDNEAQMTQDLIMDSFDQERERGITILAKNTAIIYKGTKINIIDTPGHSDFGGEVERTLNMADGALLLVDAQEGTMPQTRFVLKKALELGLKIIVIVNKIDKNNARVKETLKSIYDLFLDLASCDEHLDFPIIYAVGRQGKAWEKEPENFDDLGDLSPIFEAILKYIPAPLADPAKPFQMQITNLDWSSFCGTYCIGRVSRGVAIPGMKVVNIAEGGSTILSTIDKVYLNQGLKRVETPKGVAGDIIAVTGIKFAEIGDTLCDPLSPEKLPRLKVEHPTISMSIGANTSPFKGTEGKFITARQILERIEKELKTNVAMKFKIDTEGRYILYGRGELHLSVFIETLRREGYEVEVGKPTVIFKEIEGVLSEPVEELTVDVESAYEGAIKAEIGKRRGVLLSQSQISENTLRMVFEITTRGIIGLRGVLLSISRGTAVASSVFLRYDKVSGQISKSRSGVLIASNTGKVVAYGLVTAQEKGATFVVPTDKVYAGQVIGINGRDSDMEINVCKEKQLTNNRSVGEDTVFLVPPTVFSLEQYLVFLEDDELLEVTPKSLRLRKKILESSLRHRQARKGKS, encoded by the coding sequence ATGGATATTAGAAATGTCGCTATTATTGCCCATGTTGATCACGGAAAGACCACACTTGTTGATGGCTTGTTAAAGCAATCGCATACTTTTAGAGATAACGAAGCTCAAATGACCCAAGATCTCATTATGGACTCTTTCGATCAAGAACGCGAGAGAGGCATTACCATTTTAGCTAAAAATACGGCAATTATTTACAAAGGAACTAAAATAAATATCATCGATACTCCGGGACATTCTGATTTTGGTGGTGAAGTAGAACGAACTTTAAATATGGCGGATGGCGCCTTGCTTTTAGTTGACGCGCAAGAAGGCACTATGCCACAAACTAGATTCGTTCTTAAAAAAGCTTTAGAGTTAGGACTTAAAATAATTGTCATTGTAAATAAAATAGACAAGAACAACGCTAGAGTTAAGGAAACCTTAAAAAGTATTTACGACTTATTTTTGGATTTAGCAAGTTGCGATGAGCATTTGGATTTCCCAATAATTTACGCGGTGGGAAGACAGGGAAAAGCTTGGGAAAAAGAACCAGAAAACTTTGATGATTTAGGAGATCTATCCCCTATTTTTGAAGCGATTTTAAAATACATTCCCGCCCCCTTGGCCGATCCAGCAAAACCTTTCCAGATGCAAATTACCAATTTGGACTGGAGCAGTTTTTGCGGAACTTACTGTATTGGCAGGGTTTCTCGTGGCGTTGCAATTCCTGGGATGAAGGTAGTAAATATCGCCGAAGGTGGAAGTACAATCTTGTCCACAATAGATAAGGTCTATCTAAACCAAGGATTAAAAAGAGTAGAAACACCAAAAGGAGTTGCTGGGGATATAATTGCCGTTACGGGAATTAAGTTTGCGGAAATTGGAGATACTTTGTGCGATCCCCTATCTCCCGAGAAGCTTCCAAGATTAAAAGTAGAGCACCCCACCATTAGTATGTCAATTGGAGCAAACACCTCTCCCTTTAAGGGAACCGAAGGGAAATTTATTACCGCGAGGCAAATTCTCGAGAGAATAGAGAAAGAACTCAAAACAAATGTTGCCATGAAGTTTAAAATCGACACAGAGGGTCGTTATATTTTATATGGACGCGGGGAATTGCATCTTTCGGTTTTTATCGAAACCCTCCGTCGCGAAGGTTATGAGGTGGAGGTTGGAAAGCCCACGGTGATTTTTAAAGAGATCGAAGGTGTTTTATCAGAACCTGTAGAAGAACTTACGGTGGATGTAGAGAGTGCGTACGAGGGCGCTATAAAAGCGGAAATTGGCAAACGGCGAGGTGTTTTATTGTCACAATCGCAAATCTCGGAAAATACCCTAAGAATGGTTTTTGAAATAACTACTCGCGGAATTATTGGTCTTAGAGGAGTTTTGCTCTCCATTTCCCGAGGGACTGCGGTTGCCAGTTCTGTGTTTTTGCGTTACGACAAGGTTAGCGGTCAAATTAGTAAATCGCGAAGCGGGGTGTTAATTGCCTCTAACACCGGAAAGGTTGTTGCCTATGGGCTTGTTACCGCCCAAGAAAAAGGAGCTACCTTTGTTGTACCCACAGATAAAGTTTACGCGGGGCAAGTTATTGGAATCAACGGCAGGGATTCCGACATGGAGATAAATGTTTGTAAAGAGAAACAGCTCACGAATAACAGATCGGTAGGAGAAGATACAGTATTTTTAGTTCCTCCAACGGTGTTTAGCCTAGAACAGTATTTGGTATTTTTAGAAGATGATGAATTGCTCGAAGTTACGCCAAAAAGCCTAAGGTTACGAAAAAAGATTTTAGAAAGTTCTTTGCGTCATCGACAAGCTCGAAAAGGAAAGAGTTAA
- the rpmG gene encoding 50S ribosomal protein L33: protein MAKKTNRKIFHLICIKCKRQNYITSANKIEQKEKLELNKYCKWCKKTTMHKESAKLK from the coding sequence ATGGCGAAAAAAACTAACCGAAAAATCTTCCATTTGATATGTATCAAATGCAAGAGGCAAAACTATATTACAAGTGCAAACAAGATCGAGCAAAAAGAAAAGCTTGAGCTTAACAAATATTGCAAGTGGTGTAAAAAAACAACAATGCATAAGGAAAGCGCAAAGTTGAAGTAG
- a CDS encoding thermonuclease family protein: MPKKYLNILKTLVASLLFLYFYTNSAKKPVQAPSPVVESTQNLQKVTRVIDGDTIVMENGDHIRLIGIDASEIEPVKNPKCYAEEAKQYLTNLLENQTVSLEQDVSDEDRYNRKLRYVYKDALFINGELVKLGFAKQITYEPDVKYESLLKDLQQQAKKNNLGLWKECK; encoded by the coding sequence ATGCCTAAAAAATACTTAAATATCCTAAAAACCCTTGTCGCGTCTTTATTGTTCCTGTATTTCTATACAAACTCCGCAAAAAAACCAGTTCAAGCTCCAAGTCCCGTTGTTGAGTCCACTCAAAATTTACAAAAAGTGACAAGAGTGATTGATGGCGACACCATTGTCATGGAAAACGGTGACCATATTCGTCTTATTGGTATTGATGCCTCGGAAATTGAACCAGTTAAAAATCCAAAATGTTACGCCGAGGAGGCAAAACAATATTTGACAAACCTGCTAGAAAATCAAACGGTGTCGTTGGAACAAGATGTTTCGGATGAAGATAGATATAACAGAAAACTTCGTTATGTCTATAAAGATGCTCTATTTATCAATGGGGAATTGGTAAAATTAGGCTTTGCGAAACAAATTACTTATGAACCAGATGTAAAGTATGAGTCCTTACTCAAAGACCTCCAACAACAAGCTAAAAAGAACAATTTAGGTCTTTGGAAAGAATGCAAATAA
- a CDS encoding Eco47II family restriction endonuclease, whose protein sequence is MHKEQQLLPFISNAKLFLAVETVLTRIKNATKDDRDFYKNSVDPFSAIFDASSAGISLKDWIGQEKARQRQKTLQNAVGEFHKVIIGSVTGWENLPVGKIIDVENIERKIIAEIKNKYNTTKGSDKKGLYDNLKFALKGEYKGYIAYYVEIIPKSGAIYNKTFKPSDNKTKVNRKSNKNIRRIDGSSFYEIVTGDKNALEELYNVLPTAICKIQNGNKSHDYSLEPLFHKLYNKAFKNNKWVTLA, encoded by the coding sequence ATGCATAAAGAACAACAGCTTCTACCATTTATCTCTAACGCAAAATTATTTTTAGCTGTAGAAACAGTTCTTACTAGAATAAAAAATGCTACTAAAGACGACAGAGATTTTTACAAAAACTCTGTGGATCCTTTTTCGGCAATTTTTGATGCTTCCAGTGCTGGAATTTCATTAAAAGATTGGATAGGACAAGAAAAGGCTAGGCAGCGACAAAAGACATTACAAAATGCTGTCGGAGAATTTCACAAAGTGATTATTGGTAGTGTTACTGGATGGGAAAATCTTCCTGTTGGAAAAATCATTGATGTAGAAAATATCGAAAGAAAAATTATTGCCGAAATAAAAAATAAATATAACACCACAAAAGGTTCAGATAAAAAGGGGCTGTATGATAACTTAAAATTTGCATTAAAAGGCGAATATAAAGGGTATATAGCTTATTATGTGGAAATAATACCTAAGAGTGGTGCTATTTATAATAAAACCTTTAAACCATCGGATAATAAAACCAAGGTTAACAGAAAAAGTAACAAAAATATAAGAAGGATTGATGGGAGTAGTTTTTATGAAATTGTTACTGGTGATAAAAATGCCCTAGAAGAGCTTTACAATGTGTTACCTACTGCTATCTGTAAAATACAAAATGGCAATAAATCTCACGACTACAGCTTAGAGCCTTTGTTCCACAAACTTTACAACAAAGCATTCAAAAACAATAAGTGGGTAACCCTTGCATAA
- the dcm gene encoding DNA (cytosine-5-)-methyltransferase: MQDKTLTVIETATKIGVSSDTVRRWEKKGLIKSSRSQNNYRLFNLDEVERVNKKQNGLYTPTEFKILKSAYKTKYTTIELFTGAGGTALGLENAGFVNTLMVEIDKNAVSTLKNNRPEWNVVQDDIKNITFTGKNVDVVEGGFPCQTFSYAGKKLGLEDKIRGTLFFEFARCVKETMPKIAVGENVKGLLRHDNGKTLKTMVETLKETGYKVAYKVVRAQYLDVAQKRERLLIIAVRNDLDLPILFPKEKDYITVLRDALKDVPKSEGQKYPDKKRKILELVPPGGYWRDLPLELQKEYMGASFYMEGGKTGMARRLSWDEPSLTLTCAPAQKQTERCHPDETRPLTYKEYARIQSFPDEWEFAGSLSSKYKQIGNAVPVNLGYHLGRCLIAMLENKPDFETMVEVKPVVTKDNPLQLFGISE, encoded by the coding sequence ATGCAAGATAAAACCCTCACAGTTATAGAAACCGCTACTAAAATTGGTGTGTCTTCTGACACCGTTAGAAGATGGGAAAAGAAAGGTCTCATAAAATCTAGTAGATCCCAAAATAACTATCGTCTATTTAATTTAGATGAGGTGGAAAGAGTAAATAAAAAGCAGAACGGTCTTTATACACCTACAGAATTTAAAATTCTAAAATCAGCATACAAAACAAAATATACCACCATCGAATTATTTACAGGAGCTGGTGGGACTGCATTGGGTTTAGAAAATGCAGGATTTGTTAATACTTTAATGGTAGAGATTGATAAAAACGCCGTCTCTACATTAAAAAATAATCGACCAGAATGGAATGTAGTTCAGGACGATATTAAAAATATTACATTTACAGGTAAAAATGTAGATGTTGTGGAAGGCGGTTTTCCTTGCCAAACATTTAGTTATGCAGGAAAAAAACTGGGTCTAGAGGATAAAATAAGGGGAACATTGTTTTTTGAATTTGCAAGGTGTGTAAAAGAAACAATGCCCAAAATTGCCGTTGGAGAAAATGTTAAGGGATTATTGCGACACGACAATGGAAAGACATTAAAAACAATGGTAGAGACTCTTAAAGAAACTGGTTACAAAGTAGCCTATAAAGTTGTAAGGGCACAATATTTAGATGTGGCACAAAAAAGAGAACGGCTATTAATTATTGCTGTTAGAAATGATTTAGATTTGCCAATTTTATTTCCAAAAGAAAAAGATTACATAACAGTTTTGAGAGATGCGTTAAAAGATGTTCCAAAATCTGAAGGTCAAAAATACCCCGACAAAAAAAGGAAAATTTTGGAATTAGTTCCCCCCGGTGGTTATTGGCGAGATTTGCCTTTAGAATTACAAAAGGAATATATGGGAGCCAGTTTTTATATGGAAGGAGGAAAAACGGGAATGGCTAGAAGATTATCGTGGGATGAACCAAGTCTTACTTTAACTTGTGCTCCTGCTCAAAAGCAGACAGAAAGATGTCACCCCGACGAAACTAGACCTTTAACCTATAAAGAATATGCGAGAATTCAATCATTTCCCGACGAGTGGGAATTTGCTGGTTCATTATCTTCTAAGTATAAACAAATTGGCAATGCTGTACCCGTTAATCTTGGCTATCATTTGGGACGATGTTTGATAGCAATGCTAGAAAACAAACCAGATTTTGAGACAATGGTAGAGGTTAAACCAGTAGTTACAAAAGACAACCCGTTACAGTTATTCGGAATTTCCGAATAA
- a CDS encoding GIY-YIG nuclease family protein: protein MFYYNYVLLCKKDSDKSEFYIGITSDLKKRVQQHKNRCVKSTKGFDSVELVYYEACKNKTDARHRENQLKTGFGRGYLKRRLENFVQI from the coding sequence ATGTTCTATTATAATTATGTTTTGTTATGTAAAAAAGATAGTGATAAATCAGAGTTTTACATTGGGATAACATCCGATCTTAAAAAGAGAGTACAGCAACATAAAAATAGATGTGTTAAATCGACAAAGGGGTTTGATAGTGTAGAGCTGGTATATTACGAAGCATGTAAAAATAAAACAGACGCGAGGCATAGAGAAAATCAATTAAAGACAGGATTTGGTAGGGGGTATTTAAAAAGGAGATTAGAAAATTTCGTGCAAATATAG
- a CDS encoding YraN family protein: MPLKFNFSALSDSNIQTGKLGEQLACKYLESKGYQVVATNFRSKNFGEIDIVATKGRKTVFFEVKTRSSNWKGTGEEAINLRKLKALSRVCEIFIKAHLEFPQSLRLDAILILLDSTNPQNSTIRHYENLDINGKYWN; encoded by the coding sequence GTGCCTCTAAAGTTTAACTTTTCAGCTTTGTCCGATAGCAATATTCAAACTGGAAAATTAGGTGAACAATTAGCTTGTAAATACCTTGAATCTAAAGGTTATCAAGTTGTTGCCACAAATTTTAGATCTAAAAACTTTGGGGAGATTGATATTGTTGCAACTAAAGGCAGAAAAACTGTATTTTTTGAGGTTAAAACTCGTTCCTCTAATTGGAAAGGAACTGGAGAAGAAGCCATAAATCTGCGAAAACTTAAGGCGCTTTCTCGGGTTTGTGAGATCTTTATCAAAGCTCACCTCGAGTTTCCCCAGTCACTCCGACTAGATGCCATTTTAATTTTGTTGGATTCTACAAATCCCCAAAACTCCACAATTCGCCATTACGAAAATCTAGACATCAACGGAAAATATTGGAATTGA
- the rplS gene encoding 50S ribosomal protein L19: MQEEKTESKSKPESKPNFNVGDTVVVHYTVLEGDKTRIQPYLGIVISKKGKGESKTFTVRRIADGAIGVERIFLENSPKIAKIVVKSRTKVRRAKITYMRKRIGKSASKV; the protein is encoded by the coding sequence ATGCAAGAGGAAAAAACAGAATCAAAATCTAAGCCCGAATCCAAACCCAACTTTAATGTGGGTGATACGGTGGTGGTTCATTATACCGTTTTAGAAGGCGATAAAACAAGAATCCAACCCTACTTGGGAATTGTAATTTCCAAAAAAGGCAAGGGAGAAAGCAAAACATTTACGGTGCGAAGAATTGCCGATGGCGCGATTGGGGTAGAAAGAATTTTTTTGGAAAATTCTCCCAAAATTGCCAAAATTGTAGTTAAAAGTAGAACCAAGGTTAGGCGCGCTAAGATAACCTATATGCGAAAACGAATTGGAAAGAGTGCCTCTAAAGTTTAA